The Candida orthopsilosis Co 90-125, chromosome 3 draft sequence sequence ACTCTGGACATTTGTGAAAATATCAATACACGACTCCCCTCttgtttaaatttcttcaacattttaTCCAATATAATCATTTTCCCCGAGTTGTACACTAAATGTTCATCAGTGGTGTATGGGGGACCCGGCTCTGCTCCATCGAATAAATATGGGTGATTGCAACATTTCCTCAACTGCATAACAATATTCAAAAGCCTTGTTTTACCCTCTCGTTTCCCAACAACTCCATTAACTGCATCAATATCCTTTTCCAACAAGTTTTTATACCAGGAAACTTGCATATCTGTCATACCAGTGTATAcattggtttcaattttgggCAACaaagatttttcaacatctgATTTGACACGACGAAGTAAAAAGGGACTTAAAAGTTGATgcaattcttgaataaCTTTATCTTGTTCTTCAGCTTTGGTTTTCTTATCCTGTTcattattgttttgttgatcaaatgtatcatcaaattgttcagAATCTCCAAATACATCAGGTAATAGGAAATTAAGTAATGCCCAAAGTTCATGAAGATTATTTTGTAAAGGAGTACCAGTGATTAACAATCTATTTCTTGAATAAAACAATCTGATAATTTGCGAAAGTGAACTTTGTTCATTTTTAATACGATgagcttcatcaacaacaatatatTCCcatttaaattttttgagaGCACTTTTTTCTCTTAAGAccatttcaaatgaagtaATCAATACATCAAAATCAGCAGTGTACAACCTAtctttgatgatattgGCTCGTGATTCTTTGTCTCCTTGTAACACAACGACACTAACATCAGGTGTCCATTTAGCAAATTCTCTTCTCCAATTGtccaaagttgatttaGGTACAATGATAATAAAAGGTCCATCAATGTTTTTCACATATCGAAGATACcccaaaaatgaaattgtttgtAACGTTTTTCCTAATCCCATTTCATCAGCCAAGATTCCACTGAGTCTATTTTCATACAAAGAAATTAACCAATTTAGACCTTGAATCTGATATTCTCTCAAAGTACCCTCTTTAATATATGAAGGTGATTCGGTAAACACAGTATGTTgattctcttcatcatcttggTGCTCCTCATCTTGTAACAACTCtgcatcttcttccttttcagTTTTCCGGCGTCTACTgttgcttttctttttctttttggttgaCTCTTTGAATAACAGTTTACTATCAATTTCCCTAACTCTTTTCTTGAACTCTGGATCTTTAGATGCATTCAAGTCAATGAATTTTCTGAATATGGCACTTAATCCTAACAAGTATTGAAATCGTTTAGTTGCATCATCTTTGTCATTAGCATATGCGTGTTTAGCATCCACTTCTAGTAAAAATCTCTTTTGTCTCTCTTGTGGTGTTTCTGGTTCACCACTTGAAGTAATATGTGATACCAGATGCCTAGTGGCCATACTGTGGGTGAGATGTATTTGATGTATGGGCTCTCTGTGACAGCTTAACGGCAAATGAAAGAAGCCAGTCAGGtattttctcttttgttgttgatttggataaattgaagttttttttctggttttttttgatattctttgttttgtatgCGTATTTGTGTATTGCGTAGATTTCGGAATTTGTTTTAaaggttgcaaaataatgTAGGAAAAAGATTTACATTCAAGGAGTTAAGCGATAGCAACGCGTGTATATAACCTATACAACTAAGTGTTTGATCAAAGTGAATAGAGCAGTTGAAAAATAGTATGAATAGATTTTAGAGAAAAAAGTGTGCTGTAATTCGATAGTTGAATTAGGCTGTTGTCTcatttttttgatatacCGAAAATTAGGCTAATTGTGTATACATAAGTATTTGCTATGTTATGTATATATACGTcgagagaaaaaaaagaatatgTGTCGCAAATAACCATTTGTCGCAAACTTCGGAAAGCATAAAGAAAAGCAACAAGAAAATGCGACACTGATGCGGAAGTATATTTCGGTTCTCTGAACTTTATTGATGTACAGCCTACGAACCTACGTTTTCAATCTGTTTATCAGTCAATCTTTAGCACCAATCACAACAGTATCACCATACACATTCTCAGTACACACTCCAATCTATCACATCTCTATTGTGCTTCTCTAACCAATCATTACACTTTTTAAACACCTGCAGGTTGAAAAATCCTCTATGAGCAGACAATGGGGAAGGGTGAACCGTCTTCAACACTAGAAACTGATCATTACCATTGCCACTGGTACTATTCTTTGTCAACATCTTTTCGAATGGtttcaatctcttttgTGCTGGTGTACCCCATGCCATTATAACAAACCCACTCTTATgcttttgatgatattcTAAAGCTACCCTGATCACTTGTTCAGTGAATTGTTCCCATCCTTGGTTTGCATGGCTGTTTGCTTTATGGGCTTCAACTGTCAAGACTGCATTAAGCATCAATACACCTCCATTTGTTGCCCATTTAGTTAAATTGCCACCACCTGGTTTTCcttgtttcaacaactctTGGTAGTCTGGCACTCTAAAAGTATCAGGATAATCAATAGTTAATGTCTTGTATATGTTGATTAACGAAGGTGGTGGTCTAGTTGGCTCCAATACTGAAAATGCTAGTCCATGTGCTTGATTATGGTTATGATAAGGGTCTTGGCCTAGTATGAGGCATTTGACATTGGGTAATGGAGTAAGGTTAGACCATGAATAGATATGTTGCGGTTTAGGGAAGATCGTTTTGCCTTGTTTTTGTTGGGACTGAAGaaactttttcaagttgAGGAAATAGGGTTTGGTTAGTTCTTTGTAAAGCATAGATAACCACGAGATATGTAATGtatcaatttccaattgtaaCAATTCTTTCTGCTCCAGAGTTAAACTGTTTATCCATTCTTGTTTATTAAAAGATGTGAACTCAAGTGAAGGGTTCTTTGTTGGTGGTTTCGTTTCTCTAGGTTTAGTTTCTGGGATCACTTTGGgcttttcatcaactttcGACGTATGCGCTGGTTTACACTTCTTAACAGTACCCCCAACCTGGGAGAAATAGTCAGTAATCAATGATCTCTTGGCTGTCATTGATGATCGTCTTTTGGTTGTTTTTAAAACACTGGAAATATGCGCgtcaaaaataaaatactTTGTATTTTTACCACGCGTCTGATCATAAACCGTATTTATACCTCTATATCTCTCtattaaaacaatttggtaaatGGATACGGATATCCCGGatccttcttcaacaaaatactAGTAAGACAACTATACAAGTAataaatcaccaaagaaaCCAATATAATCAACCAAGTTCTCGACGTTTCATCTCTAATCTTACTGGATTCGGTCACTTGATAACTACCCAATTTAATCAAACCTATCACTGACGCAGCTAGCGAAGCATAGTTTAACCCCACAATAAAGACTTCAATTCCATACTGATAATGCATACTTCCTCCACTTATAAAAACTAGTCCACCGGTTGCCTCATCCTTAGTGATCAATGGTGATTGACGCtggattgaaaattgtgAACCCCCAACACACAATAGTATGATGGTAATTGCGAAATAACACACGACAGTTTTTCTCGAAGTATTTGATATAAAACTAGGACCTTTTTTCTTAATCAACACAACAATTGTAAATGTAATAATAAATGTCTTTGCAAATGTACTCAATGAACTTTGTGTGCCAGAACCACTCTTCTTAGCAACCGCATCATCAACGTGtaaatcaatcatcaatatttcGCTCAAAAACCTagcaaattcaacaacttgtcTCTCAAGTGAAGCTTTCTTTAAAGAATACTTTAAATGCGGGCTATCAAAAACATGTTCAATCGTGCCATCTTCATAAACCCCCGATACAGCACCAATGGTCCTACTACTTGGTGGGACTAACCACACGTGTGGTATATTATCCATTTTCAACTCCCTAAATATCCCAGCATTGGAAATATCgttcaaatcaatattgTAAAAACGCATAGATAACAATTCAGATGTGATATATTTGGCCAAGTATGTAGTGGCAACTTGCTCAGCCATTGGGATAACTTGCTCACAAGGTTTACAGTCGTGAGCTGGATTTGATGATGTGAAGATCAACACAGTGTAGTAATCACGATGGCCCAGTAGTTGAGATAAATCTCCGTTGTGTATGTCAATTATGATTTGGccttcatcattttctgTGTTGTGATCATAAGCTAGGACTGTTTGgggaagaagaagtagtATACTAAGGGACAATATAATCCAGAGCAACGGTAGTGGTGACAGTTGTCTCATATAgagttgatgatggtttACACTGTAGCTTAGAAAAGTTCTTGAAATAGTTGGAATGATTTTTCTCATGCCAAAAAAATCCCGAGAAACAGCCGAACACTAAAACAAACAGTTGCAAAGATGTACTTAGATAGTAAACTAGAACTTCGATTCAACTCTACTGCTATTATACAAGAATGATAACTCCAAGTGGAATGAATTGCTCTATGTGCTTCTATAAAATGTGGTGAGGGATCATCACATTCCCtcaatcaatatcaaattgtaaTAAATATTTATTTGATGTTATTGACACCGTGCTCAGTACACCTAGCCAACCTTTCTGTCCAATGATTTCCTTCTCTTGATACACTTCTTGAGCGGGTAGTTGGTCTCCAATTACCTTTTTGGTCAAGCTGATGCAGCATATACACGCCTTGGATCCACAACGGGACCTGTTCATAAAACCCTCAATAAGAGAAACATTACCACTAGGGAACTCCTTTGATTTACCacactttatcaaatcattcttccattttgaaattcacTACTCATCGACAACAAactcctcttcttcatctttatttATAATCAAGAATCCAGTAGTGACAATTGCAGCTCCAAACAcatacaacaaattcaattgaaattcctTCAAGATCCAATCACCAACCATAGCCAAAGGAATAGCCATTGATAATCCCACAGTTACAGTCAATGGACTAGTTAGGAGTACAGCATTACACCAACAGAAATCACTTATAAACGTAATCACAGCATTTAGGACGAGACAAGTCCATACTTCTCTTGATGATGGCAATGACCAGGTTTCCACTTTAGTGAAGTGTAAAATTATGAGGATTGGCCATAATCCTAAAAAGCAAATCAATCcaacaaatccaaagaATAAATGAGTGTTTAAATTGCGTTCTTTGCGAGAATTAGGGATTGAGATTTTAAATTTAAGCAAAATGGTGTAAATTCCATAGATTAATGCTCCTGACAACGCTAACAAATTACCCCATAATATAATCATTGTTGAACGTCCATGCTGTATATCTCTATTGGGATTATCCTCAGAGGTATCTGCTTTGGTCACAATCAATACCCCAGAGAAACTAAGTAAGATACC is a genomic window containing:
- a CDS encoding Ost6 protein (S. cerevisiae homolog OST6 has dolichyl-diphosphooligosaccharide-protein glycotransferase activity and has role in protein N-linked glycosylation asparagine, protein complex assembly); the protein is MRKIIPTISRTFLSYSVNHHQLYMRQSSPLPLLWIILSLSILLLLPQTVLAYDHNTENDEGQIIIDIHNGDLSQLSGHRDYYTVLIFTSSNPAHDCKPCEQVIPMAEQVATTYLAKYITSELLSMRFYNIDLNDISNAGIFRELKMDNIPHVWLVPPSSRTIGAVSGVYEDGTIEHVFDSPHLKYSLKKASLERQVVEFARFLSEILMIDLHVDDAVAKKSGSGTQSSLSTFAKTFIITFTIVVLIKKKGPSFISNTSRKTVVCYFAITIILLCVGGSQFSIQRQSPLITKDEATGGLVFISGGSMHYQYGIEVFIVGLNYASLAASVIGLIKLGSYQVTESSKIRDETSRTWLIILVSLVIYYLYSCLTSILLKKDPGYPYPFTKLF
- a CDS encoding Ung1 protein (S. cerevisiae homolog UNG1 has uracil DNA N-glycosylase activity, has role in DNA repair and localizes to nucleus, mitochondrion), which produces MTAKRSLITDYFSQVGGTVKKCKPAHTSKVDEKPKVIPETKPRETKPPTKNPSLEFTSFNKQEWINSLTSEQKELLQLEIDTLHISWLSMLYKELTKPYFLNLKKFLQSQQKQGKTIFPKPQHIYSWSNLTPLPNVKCLILGQDPYHNHNQAHGLAFSVLEPTRPPPSLINIYKTLTIDYPDTFRVPDYQELLKQGKPGGGNLTKWATNGGVLMLNAVLTVEAHKANSHANQGWEQFTEQVIRVALEYHQKHKSGFVIMAWGTPAQKRLKPFEKMLTKNSTSGNGNDQFLVLKTVHPSPLSAHRGFFNSQVFKKCNDWLEKHNRDVIDWSVY